In Numidum massiliense, a single genomic region encodes these proteins:
- a CDS encoding MarR family winged helix-turn-helix transcriptional regulator, whose translation MTGKSGLSLKLLIVLTRAHRAITDRVTADIKSYGLNPTEFAVLEMLYHKGDQPIQQIGKKVLLASGSITYVVDKLEQKKLLVRKPCPKDRRVIYATITDAGKNLMDDIFPQHEAMIKHLFDVLTDDEKEELIALLKKVGLSVHRQ comes from the coding sequence ATGACTGGCAAAAGCGGGTTGTCACTCAAACTGTTGATTGTCCTCACCCGCGCACACCGAGCGATTACAGATCGGGTGACTGCAGATATTAAAAGCTACGGATTGAATCCGACTGAGTTTGCCGTCTTAGAGATGTTGTACCATAAAGGTGACCAACCGATCCAACAAATCGGCAAGAAGGTGTTGCTCGCAAGTGGAAGTATTACTTACGTCGTCGATAAGTTGGAGCAAAAAAAATTGCTCGTCCGCAAGCCGTGTCCGAAAGACCGCCGCGTCATTTACGCGACGATTACCGATGCGGGAAAAAACTTGATGGACGATATTTTTCCGCAGCACGAGGCGATGATCAAACACCTGTTTGACGTGCTAACAGACGATGAAAAAGAGGAGCTCATTGCACTGTTGAAAAAGGTCGGCTTATCCGTTCATAGGCAGTAG
- the wrbA gene encoding NAD(P)H:quinone oxidoreductase, whose amino-acid sequence MANIKLAIIYYSSTGTNYQLAQWAAEGAKAAGAEVRIAKVPELAPQAAIDSNPAWKAHVEATKDVPEATLDDLAWADAYIFSVPTRFGNVPSQFKQFLDTSGPLWMEGKLTNKVVSAMASAGNAHGGHEQTVLSLYTSMLHWGAIIAAPGYIDQSAYVSGGNPYGTSVTVSQDGTMQEDVEEAVKYQAKRTVTVAEWVKKGQQQA is encoded by the coding sequence ATGGCAAACATTAAACTGGCGATTATTTATTACAGCTCGACCGGCACGAACTATCAATTGGCACAATGGGCAGCGGAAGGAGCGAAAGCAGCGGGGGCGGAAGTAAGGATCGCGAAAGTTCCGGAACTGGCACCGCAAGCGGCAATCGACTCTAACCCGGCTTGGAAAGCGCACGTCGAAGCAACAAAAGACGTACCCGAGGCGACGCTCGATGATCTCGCTTGGGCCGACGCGTACATTTTCAGCGTACCGACGCGGTTTGGAAACGTACCGTCTCAATTTAAGCAGTTCTTGGACACGTCCGGTCCCCTGTGGATGGAAGGTAAGCTGACGAACAAAGTTGTCAGTGCGATGGCGAGTGCCGGCAACGCGCACGGCGGACACGAGCAGACCGTATTGTCGCTATACACATCGATGCTTCACTGGGGCGCGATTATTGCCGCACCAGGCTATATCGACCAATCGGCGTACGTTTCAGGCGGTAACCCGTACGGAACGAGCGTGACAGTGTCGCAAGATGGCACGATGCAAGAAGATGTTGAAGAAGCGGTCAAATATCAGGCGAAGCGTACAGTGACAGTGGCCGAATGGGTAAAGAAGGGTCAACAACAAGCGTGA
- the speE gene encoding polyamine aminopropyltransferase, with protein sequence MQQLPKYVQEKDGKLWLTEAEGNNLYIRYGIKEVVYEKQSPYQHVMIVDSYDFGKMLVLDGFVQTTAGDGFIYNEMIAHLPLSFHPNPQRVLIIGGGDCGAAREVTKYDSVEMIDLVEIDASVVDVCKKHLPEVSGNLSDPRVNYHFTDGVGFVQDVDTRYDVIIVDSSDPVGPAVELFGLDFYKNVYRALNDDGLMVCQSESPLFYADVMQQTYERIDSLFPIAKTYSATVPTYPGGFWSFTLGSKRYDRPHTTFDKEARYVTDGILSQCFQLPQFMQDALRGETNE encoded by the coding sequence ATGCAGCAGCTACCGAAATACGTTCAAGAAAAGGACGGAAAATTGTGGCTAACGGAAGCCGAAGGGAACAACTTATACATACGTTATGGGATTAAAGAAGTCGTATACGAAAAACAATCCCCGTACCAACACGTTATGATTGTCGATTCTTACGACTTTGGCAAAATGCTCGTTCTCGACGGCTTCGTCCAAACGACAGCCGGAGACGGTTTCATATACAACGAAATGATTGCACACCTGCCGTTAAGTTTTCACCCGAACCCGCAGCGCGTACTCATTATCGGCGGCGGAGACTGCGGCGCGGCCCGCGAAGTCACCAAGTACGACAGTGTCGAGATGATCGACCTCGTCGAAATCGATGCGAGCGTCGTCGACGTATGTAAGAAGCACTTGCCAGAAGTGTCCGGCAACCTGTCCGACCCGCGCGTGAACTATCACTTTACCGACGGAGTCGGCTTCGTACAAGATGTAGATACGCGCTACGACGTCATCATCGTCGATTCGTCGGACCCAGTCGGACCAGCTGTTGAACTGTTCGGTCTCGACTTCTATAAAAACGTCTATCGCGCGTTAAACGACGACGGGTTAATGGTGTGCCAGAGCGAATCGCCCTTGTTTTACGCCGACGTCATGCAGCAGACCTACGAGCGGATCGACAGCTTATTTCCGATCGCCAAAACGTACAGCGCCACCGTCCCGACGTACCCGGGCGGCTTCTGGAGTTTTACACTCGGTTCAAAACGGTACGACAGACCGCATACGACCTTCGATAAGGAAGCCCGCTACGTCACAGACGGCATTTTATCGCAATGCTTCCAGCTGCCGCAATTTATGCAAGACGCGCTCCGCGGTGAAACGAATGAGTAA
- the ucpA gene encoding SDR family oxidoreductase UcpA, with translation MGKLAGKTAIVTGAAMGNGEGIAKVLAKHGAHVLLFDINDKVFVTADAIKAEGLQATGYKVDVTNYEDVDRAVKEALQECKKIEILVNNAGVVRIVDFLEMSDDVRDFQFNVNINGVWNVTKAVLPHMKENKYGKIVNLSSVTGTMVADPGEAAYATTKAAVLGFTKALAREVAPDNITVNAILPGYIYTPMAEQIGKESNPDNPEAVIEGIRQGVPMGRLGRIEEVGELAAFLSSDESSYITGTQIVIDGGSTLPETVAVGS, from the coding sequence ATGGGTAAATTAGCAGGAAAAACAGCAATCGTCACTGGCGCCGCCATGGGGAACGGAGAAGGTATCGCCAAAGTTTTAGCGAAACACGGCGCACACGTCTTACTTTTCGACATCAATGATAAAGTCTTTGTAACAGCAGATGCGATCAAAGCGGAAGGACTGCAAGCAACCGGCTACAAAGTAGACGTGACGAACTACGAAGACGTAGACCGCGCCGTCAAAGAAGCGCTGCAGGAATGCAAAAAAATTGAAATTCTCGTCAACAACGCCGGCGTCGTCCGCATCGTCGATTTCCTCGAAATGAGCGACGACGTGCGCGATTTTCAGTTCAACGTCAACATTAACGGCGTTTGGAACGTCACGAAAGCGGTTCTCCCGCATATGAAGGAAAATAAATACGGCAAAATTGTTAACTTGTCCTCGGTTACTGGTACGATGGTCGCCGACCCCGGTGAAGCGGCGTATGCGACGACGAAAGCTGCCGTACTCGGCTTCACGAAAGCACTCGCCCGCGAAGTCGCTCCGGACAACATTACGGTGAACGCGATCCTTCCGGGCTACATATATACGCCGATGGCTGAACAAATCGGAAAAGAGTCGAACCCCGACAACCCGGAAGCCGTCATCGAAGGGATTCGCCAAGGCGTACCGATGGGCCGCTTAGGACGCATTGAAGAGGTCGGTGAACTTGCTGCGTTCTTGTCTTCTGACGAATCCAGCTACATCACCGGCACACAAATCGTCATCGACGGCGGCAGCACTTTACCCGAAACGGTAGCCGTCGGTTCCTAA